The Cyclobacteriaceae bacterium genome includes a region encoding these proteins:
- a CDS encoding MarC family protein, translating into MNVTEIFSVTLILFSVIDILGAIPSIILIRQREGRIHAEAATFISLILMVSFLYLGQSILNLFGLDVASFAVAGAIIIFIIAMEMILGITLIKNDPDAKGTGSIVPLAFPIIAGAGTLSTILSLRAVYQEINILIGIFVNLVVVYTVLRISLWLELKIGKSGFAVLRRVFGVILLAIAVKIIKTNVSFG; encoded by the coding sequence ATGAATGTCACCGAGATTTTTTCTGTAACTCTTATCTTGTTTTCGGTCATTGATATTCTTGGTGCAATACCCTCGATTATTCTTATCCGTCAGCGGGAAGGACGCATCCACGCAGAGGCTGCCACTTTTATTTCCCTCATATTGATGGTCAGCTTTTTATATCTCGGTCAGTCCATCTTAAATCTTTTTGGATTGGATGTCGCCTCTTTCGCTGTGGCTGGTGCCATCATTATCTTCATCATTGCTATGGAAATGATTTTGGGAATTACCCTCATAAAAAATGATCCTGATGCGAAGGGAACAGGATCCATCGTCCCACTGGCTTTTCCGATTATAGCAGGAGCCGGTACGCTTAGTACCATTCTTTCATTAAGAGCCGTGTATCAGGAAATCAATATTCTCATCGGAATTTTTGTAAACCTTGTTGTCGTATATACGGTTCTTAGAATCAGCCTTTGGCTTGAATTAAAAATAGGCAAATCAGGATTCGCTGTTTTACGCAGAGTCTTTGGAGTAATCCTTCTCGCGATTGCCGTGAAGATCATTAAAACCAACGTCTCTTTCGGATGA
- a CDS encoding SulP family inorganic anion transporter, which produces MEEKTSFRPIDNLSHDIPAALVVFVVALPLCLGIALASGAPLFSGLVAGVVGGIVAGFLSKSPISVSGPAAGLTTIVLASIAELASFQLFLTALVIAGAMQIALGYAKAGTLGHFFPVAVIKGMLAAIGLILILKQIPHAFGYDADFEGDENFFQQDGQNTFTEIVYSIQNMSLGAVIICAVSLGILLFWSQPATKKIRGINYFPAPLVVVIVGIVLNIVFQGIPSLAINEAQRVNLGTFTGISELGASLNHPDWSGFTDPRVYKIAITLAVIASLETLLSIEAADKLDPFKRISPLNRELKAQGVSNMVSGMIGGLPVTAVIVRSSANVDAGARTKASSVIHGVLLAAVVIAIPNILKMIPLASLAGILLIIGYKLTSPELYREMFKKGKDQFLPFIVTIIAILFTDLLVGIFVGILISVFFVLKTNFKSAIIMVNNDHQYLLKFTKDVSFLHKSSLRNALEKIPNNSSLMIDGSKSQFLDADIIETIEDFVKGAQAKNIDIDIKKTDDALNPMFKKNPEMIKVNGAVKHV; this is translated from the coding sequence ATGGAGGAGAAAACATCATTTCGCCCGATCGATAATTTATCGCATGACATACCCGCTGCGCTGGTAGTTTTTGTAGTAGCGTTGCCTTTATGTCTTGGTATAGCCCTTGCATCCGGCGCTCCACTTTTCTCGGGCTTAGTTGCAGGAGTAGTAGGTGGTATTGTTGCGGGTTTTTTAAGCAAGTCGCCCATCAGTGTTAGTGGTCCGGCGGCGGGTCTGACAACAATCGTACTGGCTTCCATTGCGGAACTTGCATCCTTTCAATTATTTCTAACAGCATTGGTCATTGCAGGTGCAATGCAGATTGCTCTTGGTTATGCGAAAGCAGGTACACTCGGACATTTTTTCCCTGTAGCAGTCATAAAGGGAATGCTTGCGGCGATTGGTCTCATCCTGATATTGAAACAAATACCACACGCGTTCGGATACGATGCTGACTTTGAAGGTGATGAAAATTTCTTTCAGCAAGATGGCCAGAATACATTTACTGAAATAGTATACTCCATTCAGAATATGAGTCTGGGTGCGGTTATTATCTGTGCCGTTTCGTTGGGGATACTTCTATTCTGGTCACAACCGGCGACAAAGAAAATCAGAGGCATCAATTATTTTCCTGCTCCTCTTGTTGTTGTCATCGTTGGGATTGTACTCAATATTGTGTTCCAGGGAATTCCTTCGCTGGCAATCAATGAAGCCCAGCGAGTAAACCTGGGGACATTTACAGGAATTTCTGAACTAGGAGCCTCTTTAAATCATCCGGACTGGAGTGGATTTACAGATCCAAGAGTTTATAAAATTGCTATTACTCTTGCTGTCATCGCGAGTCTTGAAACATTGCTAAGCATTGAAGCTGCGGACAAACTTGATCCATTTAAACGAATCAGCCCGCTCAATCGTGAACTCAAAGCGCAAGGGGTTTCCAATATGGTGTCCGGGATGATTGGTGGATTACCAGTCACTGCAGTAATTGTTAGAAGTTCTGCAAATGTTGATGCAGGAGCGAGGACAAAGGCTTCTTCTGTTATTCATGGAGTGCTATTGGCTGCAGTTGTCATCGCTATTCCAAATATTCTTAAGATGATTCCATTAGCATCGCTTGCAGGGATACTTCTTATAATTGGTTACAAGCTGACTTCGCCCGAGCTTTATCGTGAAATGTTCAAGAAGGGTAAGGATCAGTTTCTTCCTTTTATTGTTACCATCATTGCTATTCTTTTCACCGATTTACTCGTTGGAATTTTCGTAGGTATTCTGATCTCCGTCTTCTTTGTTTTAAAAACCAATTTTAAGTCGGCGATTATTATGGTCAATAATGACCATCAGTACCTTCTCAAGTTCACAAAGGATGTTTCATTTCTGCATAAGTCATCGTTGAGAAATGCTCTTGAAAAAATCCCTAACAATTCTTCTTTGATGATCGATGGTTCAAAAAGCCAGTTTCTTGATGCGGACATCATTGAAACAATAGAGGATTTTGTCAAGGGAGCTCAGGCAAAGAATATTGATATCGATATTAAGAAGACGGATGATGCATTGAATCCAATGTTTAAGAAGAATCCGGAAATGATAAAAGTGAATGGGGCAGTTAAGCATGTATAA
- the rnhA gene encoding ribonuclease HI, with protein MIKLFTDGAAQGNPGPGGYGAILRFNGHEKELSNGYRLTTNNRMELMAVIAGLESIKKLGIPVTVYSDSKYVVEAVKQGWLWGWEKKNFKDKANSDLWKRYIPLHKKFHPEFVWIKGHAGHAENERCDQLAVSAAQGFDLETDVWYEENK; from the coding sequence ATGATCAAATTATTTACAGACGGCGCCGCACAAGGCAATCCAGGGCCTGGTGGTTATGGTGCGATTCTGAGATTCAACGGTCACGAAAAAGAACTCAGCAATGGTTATCGCTTGACCACCAATAATCGTATGGAACTGATGGCAGTCATTGCAGGACTTGAGTCTATTAAAAAACTCGGAATACCTGTTACTGTCTATTCTGATTCGAAATATGTGGTGGAGGCTGTAAAGCAAGGCTGGCTTTGGGGATGGGAGAAGAAAAACTTCAAAGACAAGGCAAACTCAGATCTATGGAAACGCTACATCCCTCTTCATAAAAAATTTCACCCTGAATTTGTTTGGATCAAAGGTCATGCAGGACATGCTGAAAATGAGCGATGTGATCAATTGGCAGTGTCAGCAGCACAGGGATTTGACCTTGAAACGGATGTGTGGTATGAAGAGAATAAATAA
- a CDS encoding saccharopine dehydrogenase: MDSILILGAGRSSSVLIDYILREALVSNWKVTVGDVSLTAAQERVGNFTNGNAIVFDINHESSDEIIKKSDIVISLIPPFLHPLVASKCLQFGKHLLTASYVSDEMKLFDPEANEKGLLFLNECGLDPGIDHMSAMQVIDRIKDGGGEPYSFESFTGGLIARETDIENPWRYKFTWNSRNVVMAGQGTARFIENGQYKYIPYQQLFKRKTPVTVSGYGEFEGYANRDSLKYREAYGLQNIKTMVRGTLRNAGFCSAWDILVQMGCTDDSYKMENVESMTHRDFMNSFLEYHSQWAVEEKIARKFYLDPAGPEMERLKWSNLFDKTIIGLSEGTPVQILECILNKRWKLDPEDKDLVVMWHRFRFLQNGSVKEIQSSLVATGENSIHTAMAKTVGLPLAIAAKLLMKGRIQQRGVVIPVSKEIYEPVLKELKELGIELNDQIM, translated from the coding sequence GGAAGCATTGGTATCAAATTGGAAAGTTACGGTTGGAGATGTATCGCTCACGGCCGCCCAGGAAAGGGTTGGAAACTTCACAAACGGAAATGCAATTGTATTTGATATTAATCATGAGTCCTCGGATGAGATTATAAAGAAATCTGATATAGTGATTTCTCTGATTCCACCTTTCCTGCATCCACTGGTTGCGAGCAAGTGTCTGCAATTTGGCAAACATCTCCTGACAGCAAGTTATGTTTCGGATGAGATGAAATTGTTTGATCCTGAGGCGAATGAAAAAGGGCTTTTATTTTTAAATGAATGCGGGCTTGATCCTGGTATTGATCACATGAGTGCCATGCAGGTAATTGATCGTATAAAAGATGGTGGAGGTGAACCTTATTCTTTTGAATCGTTCACAGGAGGATTGATTGCCCGCGAAACGGATATAGAAAATCCATGGCGCTATAAATTCACATGGAATTCCCGCAATGTTGTAATGGCCGGTCAGGGCACGGCCAGATTTATAGAAAATGGTCAATACAAATACATCCCTTATCAGCAATTGTTTAAAAGAAAAACGCCTGTCACTGTTTCAGGTTATGGTGAATTTGAAGGGTATGCTAATCGTGATTCATTAAAGTATCGTGAAGCATATGGCTTGCAGAATATCAAAACCATGGTACGAGGAACACTTCGCAATGCTGGATTTTGTTCAGCATGGGATATTCTTGTCCAAATGGGATGCACTGATGATAGTTATAAGATGGAAAATGTTGAAAGCATGACCCACCGTGATTTCATGAATTCATTTCTGGAATATCATTCCCAATGGGCTGTTGAAGAGAAAATTGCCAGAAAATTTTATCTGGATCCCGCCGGGCCGGAGATGGAAAGATTGAAGTGGTCAAATTTATTCGATAAAACAATTATCGGATTGAGTGAGGGGACGCCAGTTCAGATTCTGGAATGTATACTGAACAAGCGATGGAAGCTCGATCCCGAAGATAAAGATCTGGTGGTGATGTGGCATCGGTTTCGATTCTTGCAAAATGGTTCTGTAAAAGAGATTCAATCTTCCTTGGTGGCAACCGGTGAGAATTCAATTCATACCGCAATGGCGAAGACAGTGGGACTTCCATTGGCAATTGCTGCTAAATTGTTAATGAAGGGAAGGATTCAACAGCGGGGTGTTGTAATCCCTGTTAGTAAAGAGATTTACGAACCGGTGTTAAAAGAACTCAAAGAATTAGGGATTGAATTGAATGATCAGATAATGTGA